GGGACGGTGGACCTCTTTTAAGGTCGCGAAGATTGACTCTGGCCTGTTTTATTAGCGCATATAGCTCTATTTTAGCAAACGTAAACACGAATCACCAGTAGCTTGCGTATTCTTGGCTTGGTTGATTTGATGAACAGACCTACAACATGACCGAGAGTGGTATGACTCAGGAATGCTCGAGTATGACATAAGCCACAGGTAACATACTGCACTTGATTTATCCATTGATTTCTAATTATCACAATCGTTTCTGGTCTCGAACGTGTGTTCGAGTAAGTACCCCAACTGGTGCTCTCTACTGGCCTATCTTCAGGCGAGTTACTGTGCAGTTCCCGCTCGGAAGATTGGGGCCCCATTGGAAATATAAGGTGCCGTTTGAACAAGCGACAAATTTATTTATTCCTTTGCTGCCACTAGAGCTGAGAGTATCGTCGGGATCGTAGAAGTTCCAACCAAGTGTCGTACCAGTCGACTCGAAAAGAAGTCTAAAGAATATGTGAGCAAATGGACTCCGTCTACGACAAACAAGAAAGTCTTCAACTACTTACGGCCAATTGTCTGTGCCGATCGGGTCGATGTTGAAGTATAGGAAGGGGGTGCAGCTTGTTGGATTTGGGTCTATCCAGCGACTTGAATGGAAAGATCGATTATCAGTTCGAATCGCCTTAGATTCATATGGCCCTTTATTACTCACATGCCTCGATCTGCAAGGAACAACCCTTTCGTTGACGCAGGTCCAAGGGTCGCAGCGTTACCTTATGAATCATTAGTACACCGGTGGCTTCAAATAAATAATTCACATACTGCCTTGAGCTTTCTGAAGATAGGATCCTGCTGCCCATCCGTCATAGCAACAAGTGAAATGCTGGTGGCTCGAGGCTAATGAGAAATTGGTTTACGATGGAGTTAATATGTGAGTATAGCAACTAAATTTAAGGAGTCGATCTACCTGAAGAGCACCTGCTGTAATGGTACCAGTGGGAGTGCAACCCGGTAGGGGCGCTTGGGTGATGGACGGTAGGTACACGGTCGACCCAGCAGTGTTGGTCGTTACATGACCCTCCGGAATACAGTGGCTATAATCTGGCCCATACATCAGTATTTTGTAGAAGAGCAGTTTCTGTGGTCGCACATTCATTGACTTTAAGGCAAGTAACCCTGGCAGGCATGTAGTAGTCCCAACCCTGGATTTCGCTCGAGTGAACGTGATAAACAATCGACTCGATGCTTACCATCCGATGCCCCCACACTGCCGCCATGTTTCCGCTTGAGCCAAGGCGAATGGCAAGAAACAAAGGCCGGAGCGAGTAGTCCAAGAAGCCTCATATTCTATACTGCCAAAATAGATTATTCCAGAAGGGTCTGGTGCATTTTGGAGGAGGATCCAACAGTGCTTATATGCGTGAATAGACGATCTCGCTGTCCATGGATTCGCTAAATCACCGGAGAAACATCAGCGTCACATGCAGATTGACAGCTATCTATCAACTCAGTTTCATTTCGAGGGAAATTAGAGCCCGAGAAAACACAGAATGGGCACAGGCCAAGACTGATTTTGTGCTCGGCTAGCCCGGAGCGGTAAATTAGTTTCCGGTATTGCATTACTAAGCCAAAAAAGCGGGCGCCGAACTGCCAATTGCAAGGTCTACACAAAATATAAATATGCAGAGGATACAGAACCTAGTCCAGGTTATCTGGACTTTCCACCTTCGGATATAGCTATACTTCCTTACGACGTTATATTATTTATTTACCCCACCGGGTTTAAACTTAGCTAACACAATGTCGTTTGCTCAAGTTCTCTTGTATCGCGCTCATTCACCTCGGCCTACAGCTCCCTATAAATGAGCAAGAGTCTGATAAAGTATTCCTAATACAAGGGGTCGATTCTTAATGCTATTATAGACAAACCAAGACACTGGATGTAGAGCGTGTAATGCTAGTGTATAGTATTGGGACACCCAGCAGAAGCGTCAAAATGCTGAGGCATCAGTTTTGATCTCGATTCTTTATTTACACGAGCCAAAGCGTACCGATATAACACTATGCCTGGTTCGCATGGACCTGATATATACAGGTGCTCTAAAGACGAGGACCAACACTTGTAGCACAGTCCCTCGGGGTATAGTTCATATTCTGTGAAGCAGATACATATGAAGGTAGATAGGCCTTCAATCCAATCCTCTCTTTCTTCTTCCGTGCGCACCCCTACTACTAGATTCATTCATAGTCTCATAATTACATATTCAAATTTGCACCGGATGCCTCCCAGCACCTTGCTCGTCAATTTTTAGACGAGTTATCGTACAATTTCCACTGGGTGTACTGAGATCGGTAGGTTGGAAATAGAATGCACATCTGAACAAACGATGAATGTATCTTTTCCGGTGGTGGGATTGAGGGTGTTGTCAGGGCCACTGAATATCCAGCTAAGAGTTGTACCAGTTGATTCGAACTTGAGCCTTCAGAGAGCATGCCAACATATAAACAACGCAACGCGACAAGCGGGAATAATCTCGATCACTTACGGCTTATAAGTAGTTGTTGCTTCCTTCACATTAAAATACAAGTAAGGAGTACAACTTGACGGACTTGGGTCTATCAAACGGCTTGGATATAATAGTTAGCACTTCGCAATGCCCTATCCGGATAAACCTATGTGACTTACATCCCTCGGCCAGTGAGAAAAGTGCCTTTTGTCGAAGCGGGACCAAGAATCGCAGCGTCACCTTACACCATATGAGCATAAATAACTTTATAGAAAGAACTAGCGCACTGTCTTGAGCCTTCTGAAGATAGATCCTGCGGCCCATCCATCTAGAGCAACAACTGAAATTTCACTGCCGGTAGCTCGAGGCTAATGAAAATTAGTTCAAGAAGAAATTAATTCTTGAAAATAACCGCCGAGTTTAAAGAATTGCTCAAACCTGGGGAGCATACGCTGTGGCGCTAGGAATACAGCCTGCTGGGGGCGTTTGAGGGATGGATGGTATGTATATGGTCGACCCAGCAGTATTGGTCGATACATAACCCTCCGGTATACACTGGCTATAATctagcgcatacatcaagaTTGGGTCAAAGAACAAATATTGACCGCACAATCGTTATATTTAAAGCAAACAACTCCTGGCAGAATGTAGTAGGCCCGCTCCTATATTTCGGTCGAATGAATAGCGCAGCAAACATTTGGCTCAGAGCTTACCaactaatcccccgcattgCGACCACGCTCGTCCTTGAGCCGAGGTGAACGGCAAAAAAAGTAAGCGCAGGAATGAAGAGCGTAACTAGTTTCATTTCAATGCCACAAAGTAGGATGCACTGAGACGCAACTCCGTGCTTGTGAGAATCTATCGGGTTTATATGCACGAATGGGCAACCCTCTATGCCATGGGTCCGCTAAATCACCGGGAGAAACTCCGTAGTGATTACAAGGGAGTCACATGTAGATGAAAACCCATCTATTCGCCATGCAGTGCTCTGAGAGAACCATGCCACATGGTATTGCAATACCAACTAAATGAATTAATTCAAAAATATGATGGGCTATAAAATATTTATACATATAACAAAAAATGAGCGAGATGGGGGCCTAGAATCTCGCCTGGTTTAGTCAACTCTCTTGTACGGGAACCAGGCTGTTCAGGGTCctccaatgtcatgtgaccgtgtacACAGGCCAAGTACCTTATCGCTTCTACCGTCG
The window above is part of the Rhizoctonia solani chromosome 7, complete sequence genome. Proteins encoded here:
- a CDS encoding Fungal cellulose binding domain protein, which codes for MAAVWGHRMVSIESIVYHVHSSEIQGWDYYMPARVTCLKVNEYYSHCIPEGHVTTNTAGSTVYLPSITQAPLPGCTPTGTITAGALQPRATSISLVAMTDGQQDPIFRKLKAVTLRPLDLRQRKGCSLQIEAYPNPTSCTPFLYFNIDPIGTDNWPLLFESTGTTLGWNFYDPDDTLSSSGSKGINKFVACSNGTLYFQWGPNLPSGNCTVTRLKIGQ